A region of the Primulina eburnea isolate SZY01 chromosome 7, ASM2296580v1, whole genome shotgun sequence genome:
AGATAAGGTGATATTTGTTTTCCTCTCCATGACAATGAAATTTATGTCATTTCACTTGTATTGGAATTTCTCCTCTTTCAAGTCTGTTATTGTTTGGTGGTCGTTCTTGTTGTCTTCTTTCTGCGAATGTTTATTTATATTTGCAAAGTCTGTCATGCTAATTCTACATAAAAGCAAATGGATCTTGGATTAATCTGGAATATCATGTGGCACATCGTGGTTTCTGGTATAAGTATGTGTTTGTTTATGAATTGGATGAACAGGTATAAGTATGTGTTTGTTTATGAATTGGATGTTGTTCATTGGTTCAGCTAAGATTGCTGGGCATGCATTCTTTTCTGTGACATCCCCCTTGTTTGATCTTGGTTCTCATGTTGTTGGTTCTTTTCTACTTTTTCATTTATGTTCCTCACTTCCTCTCAGCTGAATTAGTTATGGTTATTATAGAgttattttcttgtattttgtgACAGGCATATCCAACTTGTGTCTGCTTTCTGTTTTTTTATCTCTCACTTGGTTAGATTAAAGTTGACTGTTAGATTggagtattttttttatgactGTAATTCTTCTTTGCTCTCGACTTGATTTTAGGACTTTGAGGTGTAGAACGTTCTTTGATTTTTTCTTCAAAGTATTTTATTCTTTGCTATTTATCAGATCTGAGCAAGACAAGGAGCCAGAAGTAGAAAATGCTTCTGAGGTTGTGGGAGCTGGCCCTGCTGAAGGAACTGTAGATGATAGTATGTGCACATTCAGCTGATTATGAAACCCTTTTGCTGTGCTTGATCTGATGTATGTGTTTTCTGTTAGCTCCTCTGGAGATAGATGAATATGAACTTGTTGATCCAGTTGAAATACTGACACCTTTGGATAAGTCTGGATTCTGGGAAGGAGTGGTAAGTGGCCCACTCGTAAAGCATCGGTTATTGAGCAACATATCTTGTCACTGGTTCTGTTTTTTCCATTTTTTATTTAAGTGTACTGGTTGCTGTTTATTTTTCAGAAAGCTGCCAAATGGTCTGAGAGAAAAGAGGCTGTTGCTGAATTGACCAAACTTGCATCCACAAAACGTATTGCCCCTGGAGATTTTACGGAAGTTTGTCGAACATTAAAAAAGGTCGTTACCCCACTTTGTTCAAGTATTTTTATGGAAATTTTTTATATTCATTTTTTTAGTGATGATGTGTCAAGCAATTGGCTCTTTGTTGTTTGTTGCTGATTTGTGCTCAAAAGATGTGAACCAGATTCAAAATTTTCTAAGTAACACTTTGTGTTCAAACCTTCCAAAAACATTctgccttccaattttaatatTGTGTTATAACTAACTGCAACAGCTAAAATTTTTCTCTGATATTGTGTGGTGGATAATTGGTGATTACGTAATTGATCATGTAGGTTTCTAGAAGACAGTAAACTTCCTGTTTCTAAGTTTATTTTCTTAATGTAGGTTCTGAGAAAACCACAGCTGTTGTAAACATAATTGGTTGTTGATAATGTCTACAATAATTAAGAAGTTGATGCTGAAGGGAGAGCATAAGATATTTCTGATTGAGTCTTGCCTCTCGTTGTTTTGGCTTTTCGATAAAAAGAAATTTGAAATGGAGGCCATCTCAGATAAAAAAAGCATTGCATTAGTGATTGAGTCTTGCCTCTCGTTGTTTTGGCTTTTCGATAAAAAGAAATTTGAAATGGAGGCCATCTCAGATAAAAAAAGCATTGCATTAGTATAGTGGCACGTTTTGCTCACCTTGTGTCAAATTGTCCTTGAAATTGGTTTGTTTATACAAAATGGATGAAAATTAATTTATGAGATCGTGTCTAAACCAAAACATTTGGGAATTTGATTTGAACCATCTGCCATCAAGTTAGTTCTATTTAGGTGAAGTGGCATGTATTATCATTGATCCAAACATTCAGCTATGGGGTCAACAGAAGCACCTTTAATGATGGCAAGGGTATGAATCTTTCCCATTGGTAATGCGATCTCACCTCTACCAATTCTTAAGTTCCGGAATTGGTCTTTTCTGTTTCATATGTACCCATAAGATCTCTATGTTTTCTGAAAACACTTTATATCAAGTCATTTTAGTATTTTGACATGCTTTATCTCTTTTCTCACTGCAACATTCTTTTGCTGTAACATATTTTTGGGCTGGCCATCCAAGGATGTTTGATGTGTCTGTTGAATAAAAAACTTTTTGGACTTTGCAGATTATTACGGATGTAAATATTGCTGTTGCAGTCGAAGCAGTACAAGCCCTTGGAAATCTTTCAAGGGGTCTAAGAACCCATTTCTCAAGCAATTCTCGTTTCTTATTGCCCATATTGCTGGTTAGAATTATACTTCTGCGTTTATTTGATTTCAAAGTTATGTAATGCAATGATGGACATGGGTAGAGGGATGTCACAGAAAGTATTACTCAAAATGTTTCCAATGAATTTTTAATTTGCTATTTAGTCATGAGAGGTGAATGATTGTATTATGGGGAAAATAATTCTGAATTGCCCAGCAATGATTGTCGTTTTACCCAACTCCATGTGTCCTTGATTTATGCATTCTCCGAGCACCAATCCTTTTTTTTAAATGAGGGGTAAACTATAgaagtaaaaatttataaatctgCATTTGAGTGCCAACATCAAAACTTTCTTAGGTGAGGGTACTTGTACCTTTAGACTGCAAGCAAAATTCTGAAACACTTGTTCAATGATGAAATTATGATTCTATAACTGTTGTGCTGGTTTAGTCGAGCTTTGCTTTTGTTTATGTATAGGAAAAATTGAAGGAGAAGAAACCAACTTTGGTGGAGGCACTTACACTAACTCTTCAAGCAATGCACCAGTCTGGATGCTTAAATCTTACGGACATTGTTGAAGGCATGCCTTATGTTTTTAATAAGTTTTTACACTAAATGTTTTCTGTAAAATTTTCCTGACGCTTTCGTATTTTGCATTTTACATCGCCTTTGTTAGATTGGTTGACCTTGCTTTGCATTTATGAGCACTAATAATGtcagttttctttcttttcactCTTTTCCCTGTTTCTGCTATTTATAGTGTTCCCACATTTCTCACATCATAGTGGGGCTATTATTTTCCATCTTTGCCACATCTTTTTATAGTCCTTTCTGAAAATTCCATTTTTATCGTTTGTTGTGAAACATGGTTTTATTGATTTCATGTTAAATTGTGTTTCTTATTTCTAACTGAGCCTTTAGTGAGTCTGATTTGGCAACTTAAAATTGGTTCTTTAGACAAGTTTTTGATTTTTATCTTGAATATAAGTAAGAGCCTCGGAAGTTTTGGTAGCTGCTTCTGAAGATAGTAGCATTGCAGAGAGTTACTGCCAAGAAAATGCTGGCAAGGATGAAGGAAGATTTTTTAAGAGCGAGGGAATAAAGCCTTCCAACTCCTGTTGAAATTTGAACTTTTTGTAGCTTGTCCATGTCACTCATTTGTCATTGTAATAAAGGACCTTGATCCATCTATCAAGTGGGTCATGGAGGATGAGCCATCCTATTCTATCTACTCTCATTATGCCAGTTTCATTCTTGGGTACCCTACAAACCAACCTTTGACCATTTTGTAGATGGTTTTTAAAGTGAattgatttttgaaaaaaacacATCATACCTAAAAATAGTGCAAAACTGATTCTTGTTTAAGGTCACTCTGTACTCTGTAGTTACGTGTTCAAATATTTCTCATAATTGGTGAAAGTGTGGTTTTCATGTTGATAGTCGATGTAATTTTATGGACTTTTCAATTGATTGGCGTGAAATCCATTGTGAGTTACTCTTTCTTGTAAATTCTTAACTTTTCCGGCCTTTTATTTTGCTCAGCATGACATTTTGTCTTCGGTTAGCATTAAAACGAAGACTGGTGTCAGTTTTGGGTGTCTGGTTCTCAAGTGTTTGGAGAAATTGAGAAGGCTCTGACCACAGCTTGTTTTATTACAGATGTTAAGACAGCAGTTAAAAATAAAGTTCCTCATGTTAGATCATTGACGTTGAACTGGGTTACCTATTGTATCGAAACAAGTAACAGGGCTGCTATTCTTAAAGCGCACAAGGAATATGTTCCAATCTGCATGGAGGTTAGTAAATAGCAGCACAACTTGACTGCAACACATGCTGACTACTCTGTTTTAAATTGGGTTCTATTATTGCTTCTCTCTCTTGCTCAATTTGAAATCGAGTTGTCTCAAAAGCATGTGCGTGAAATTTGTTTGCCTAAATAGATTATGGTCAACTGTAGACATATTTTCATATTACTGCTCACGAACTTGATTTTTGACATCCATGAAGCTGCACACCTACATATTATGAAGAATGGTCTCAATATTCAAATTTCGTAATTTCGATATTGTGAAAATGATTTCTAACTGCAGTGCCTAAATGATGGAACACCTGAAGTGAGGGATGCAGCATTCTCTGCTTTGGCATCTATTGCTAAGGTATTTCTTCATGGTTTCTGTCTCGATCTATCAATTTGTTTAATCTCACATGCTCGGTTTCTTTTCTTTAGATGGTTGGTATGAGACCTTTAGAAAAGTCGCTGGAAAAGCTCGATGATGTTAGGAAAAAGAAATTAGCTGAAATGATTGGAGGATCGACAGCGGACCCATCCAATGTTCCAAGCTCAGGTTTAGAATTTAATGTTTGTTATCTGCATGAGTGGGATAATAGTtcctttttttatttgattgcgTTTTCTTAACATTTATATGGATTCAAAAATAATTCCAGCTGCCAACCTATCTTCTGGGAGAAGTTTGTCTTCCACCGAGGTTAGTATATGTTGTACTTACTGGAGATTTCAGTGTGGTTTTTAGATTAGTTCCAGAACTGATACATCTGAAATACTTGCAATTTTACTTGTTTCATTACATATTTATTGCTGCTCACAAATTGCTCATCAGTTATTTGCTCTATGGCATACATTTTGATGAATGCTGGAAAATCAAATGGACTCCCGTGTTATAAAACAATAGCATGTATAAAAGACAAATTGAGGTGGCATTTGAGTTGTGCATCTTTTCGCTTATCACAGAACAGACTATGGCCTTGTCTATTCTGTCGTATGTGCTTTTAATAATTGTGGGTTCATGATGTTTGTTACGAAGGTGGTTTTTGGATCCTACATCCTGTCTATTTTATGGTCACAGGCTTCTGATGTATCATTTGTTAGAAGATCAGCAGCCAGTATGCTTAGTGGGAAGAAACCTATTCATACAGCTGTAAGTTTTTTCTTAAccagatttttttatttttgatgagaaacataaattttattaatatagtTGTTTTAACATTACAAGAAGTGGACTAGCAATCCACTGCACCCAAATAAAACCGCTTAATCTTAACAATACACATAGGACCAATCCCTAAATATGTCAAATGTAGAGACTCCATAAAAGTTTTTATCCGCTCCAATCCAATTGGCTAATGTGAACTTGACTTTTCCCCATATATCTTCCGTTGTTCACTTCCTACTGACTGTTTTTAGTGGGTTATCAATAAAAATTGCAAGAGAAAAATAGGGAGCGCAGGACCTCACTGTCTTTCTTCATTTTGTGCTTGGTTGATGATTCTTTGATCTCCCTTTTCATTGCCATGGTTCTGAGATTTCAGCCCGTTGCTTAATTATTGATTGTTTGCTCTTCCTTTTCGTTGCATTGCTTCCAAATTTTCAGCCAGTTATCAAGAAAGGTACCTCCAGTAAGTCGGTTTCCACCAAGAAAGGTGATGGAGGAGGACAATCAAAAGTTTCAAAGCCTGCAGAACCTGACGATGTAGAGGTAATTATGGACATGTCCTGATCTGATTATAGATTTTTGGTAATGCTAGCCAGTATATATGATAATACAAGTTCATTTATTTGATTTGTGGCTCTCTTGATTTACAGCCAGCTGAAATGAGTCTGGAAGAGATCGAAAGCAGATTAGGATCCCTTATACAGTCGGATACAATTTCTCAGTTGAAGAGTGCTGTTTGGAAAGAGAGGCTTGAAGGTCTGTATCGTTGAGTTACTGTTTCGACATTTCTCTTTACAACTTTATCTCTCTAAGTTTGCAGGAATTTCTTCTATAATTATGTCATTGGCTTTGGCACTTAATGTTGAAGGTTTCTGGGCAATGTTTTGTTAATTTTGCTTCCAATGGTTTCCCATTTGTATTTGTAGTGCCCTTTTCTTTTTTGAGAAACTCTGTTTTTGTGTTTCGATCAATTTACATTTGAATGTCGCCAAAAGAAGCTCTCTAAATGACAATTTTACCTCTTTTTCAGTACTGCGGTGACTTCTTGAATGTTGAATCATATTTATGTGCATTAGGCATTAGTTATGTTAAAAACGTTTTCCATTGTAATTTCCAATGCCTAGATTATTCCGTCTTGTCATTGATTGTTTGAGACAACTTTGGTTTCTTTGAGAAATGATCCCACCCTTAACTGTATGCTAAACATGCTgatttttaatgactttttttgCTTTGTTTTAGTGTTTGGTTGCTGTTCTATGTTGGGGTATTCTTTTATGTTAATGTAATTCTATTTGTCAAAATCTATATTTTAACTGCTTAGCTAATGTGGTGGttgatttgatttcaaataGTTACTGGTTTTCAAATCCTGGCCTCGTAAGCATCGTATAGCTTTGTTGAGTTAATGTGAATCCTTGTTCAATACATGTAATTTCTTAAAAAGTGGTGAATTTTTTAAGCTCGGAGAGTTACTAACATCGAACTCGGTGTATTTGTCTTTTCTTTGAGATTCACAGTTTTGAATACCATGATAACTCGAAGTGATTCACCAAGTAGATTGCTTCATGGTTTGAGTAAAGCATGGTGTTGATATGTACTTTATAAATTGTTGCTTGCAGCTATTGTGTCTTTCAAAGAGCAGACGGAAGCAATAATCGACCTCAACCCATCAGTTGAGGTTTTGATCCGTTTACTTTGTGTCGTTCCTGGTTGGAATGAGAAAAATGTTCAGGTATGTCTGGATCCTTACACTCGTGTTCTTAATATAGCTGCAATATTGTCACTTGAATGAATGAGCTTATCTCTGGTGGGATGTTGATGTGCAGGTTCAGCAACAGATTGTCGATATCATCACTCACATTGCCTCAACTGCATCAAAGTTTCCAAAAAAATGTGTTGTTCTTTGCCTTTTAGGTCAGCTATTCGTTACCTTGCTACTATAGTTCCTTTGCTTTTTCCCTCTATATCAATCTTTATTGGTGTCACTTGTGTAGTTTGATCTTCTTTTTCATACCATTGACAGCTACTAGAATTGGttttcctgtgttatttacaGAATCAAACATTCTTATTTTCTTGTTATCAAATGATTGACTCTGTTCTTTGCTCATATACAAGTTGAAAATAACTTTAGGCTTTCACCAATTTCTGAATTTTGCAGTGGATTTAACTTGTTGATAGGTATGAGTGAAAGAGTCGCTGACATCAAGACTCGTGCTCAGGCCATGAAGTGTCTTACTACATTTTGTGAAGCTGTTGGTCCTGGTTTCATATTTGAGAGGGTACATTCTTCGAAATGCTGCTGTTTAGGATGTTTTGGCctaatctctctctctctctctctctctctctcttatTGTTTTATATTTAATCTGTGTTACTGTTGATGTTCCTCGCCAAAATTCTGCTTTTGGTACTGGACTACTGGTGGTGTTCTTTGTTCATCTGGTGAGAAGATTGTTGGGGTGTGTTACGACTATTAATATTTAAACACTATAACAAGAATGAACTGGAAATAACTCAACCGCACACCGCAAATAAAAATAGATAAGCTTCATATTTAACTTTGTTGAATCTCCTGAAATTGCGGTAATTTCAAAGGGTAAAAGGAAAATGAAGAACTTTCGCCCCAGGATACTAACTATTTGCTACCTGACTTAGGACTTGGATCTTATTCATTAACCTTGCAACGTGGACTTACTTCTTGGGTTGTTGGGGTTGCCCCAGCTGTGTGATTATTTGGGCTTCCCTCTGACCCTCTTCTTCTAACAGAGTGCATCAGTACAGATTGTGACTCCCTATTCTGTGGAACGTCTTGCGATACGAGGACTATTATTGCAGTAATTTAGTAATTAGTTGCCTGCACTTTTAAGCCTAATGCACTGTTATATTCATATTTCTTGAATCTTCTCTTCTTGTCACTCTTCAGAAGCAAAGAGACAACCACGACTGATAACAGCCCTAGACTTTGACACCTCTGCTAGCTGACCAGCTACACCTTTTGTTTCCTGCTATTCACCAGAGGAAATAAAGCGTTAAAAACTCCTGTATTTCTTAATTACTGTTTTCTAGCTCATTCAGTGACTTTCTCGTAATGACGCAACCACTACTGATACCAACCTTTTACTTTGTCTCTGGCCTTTTACTAGCTGACCAGTTTTAAATTTTTGCTATTCACCAAAATAAAGCGGTAAAAACTCCCAATCcttattattgttttctagcTCATCAATGACTTTCTGGTCACAATTAGAGGAATACATGAAGTTAGCACCAGTTTTATAGGGTGTAATACACTGAGTGGTAAAACTGAGAGGTGTTGAAGTTTGAATATTTATATGGATATGATAAATCAATAGTTGTATCTTAAAGTTTATTTGATTAGGCCTCTAGTAGGATATGACTACTTTTTCAAGTTATCTAGGAATATAGAACTTTATAAATAAGTGCTTCGTATTCTTTATTTTTATCCTAATAAAATCGGCTCTTCCCAGCCCATAtgttttcttctttaatttcaaAAGGTAATACGGATATAGGTACCTGAGTGTTTAATACCCCTGGATGATATACGTTGACCCTTGGTTGATTATAGCTTCTATGCTTTTCTTCTGGGGGTTGAGGGTAGAAACTCAACAAAGGTGATAATTGTTCTTAAGGTCAAATACCAGAATTAGTTTATCCGAACATCTCAATTCACAAATAGATATTTGTGGAAGATACATAAAGAAGGGTTGGCAATGAAAGAAAAAATGAAGCTTATTTGCTCCATTTTATAAATGATATCAAGACCTTGATAATTTCTGTACTCATTTTTCTTAAGTGAGATGGTAGAACTGTTGATTCTTTGTAGCAATTTGATTGATGGTTTTAATTCCTTTAATGACAACTCTTCTGGACATCTTTCTTTTGTGtcagctttataaaattatgaaagagCACAAGAATCCCAAGGTTCTGAGTGAAGGTCTATTGTGGTTGGTTTCTGCCGTTGAGGATTTTGGTATTTCATGCATTAAACTGAAGGTTCGTCAATCTCTTATACACAAATTTATTACTTCTGATTTTATTTTCTTCAGATTTGAGCACAAGACGTGTTTAATATCTGGTGTTATTTGTTTTTACAGGATTTAATCGACTTCTGCAAGGATATTGGTTTACAATCTAGTGCTGCTGCCACTAGAAATGCTACTATCAAACTTATTGGTGTTTTACACAAGTTTGTTGGTCCAGGTGATACATGATTTTTCTAATATTATTCATGGTATTGAAATGTTTACAGGACTGACCGGATACTTTCCTTGCAGACATTAAGGGATTTCTCTCAGATGTAAAACCCGCTCTTTTAAGTGCGCTTGATGCTGAGTGTGAAAAAAATCCTTTTGAGGCAAGATTTAGTTGCTGAATGATCTTCCTTATCTCCCTTGAATCAATCTACGTTATgattcacatttttattttgttatctGCAGGGGACGTCAGCAGTTCCGAAGAAGACTGTGAAAGTAACTGATGCTGCATCATCCTTGGCTTCTGGTGGGGTAGATGGCCTACCACGCGAAGACATAAGCGAAAAGATTACCCCTACCTTGTTGAAAGGCCTTGAATGTTCTGACTGGAAGGTATAGTGTTGTGAAGATTGATTGCTGTGAAGTTTGTAAGCCATTTAAAGTGCCATCTATTTACTGAATGTATTTTGCCCTAGATCCGTTTCGAGTCAATTGAAAGTGTTAACAAAATTGTAGAAGAGGCCAACAGACGTATTCAACCTACTGGAACTGGTATAACTAATGGTTATATTAAATAAACTATCACAGGTCCTTTGTATAATGTGTTAACTTGTTCTTCTTTCAGGGGAGCTTTTTGGAGCTCTAAGAAGCCGTCTGCATGACAGCAATAAAAACTTGATCATGACAACTTTGTCCACTATTGGTGTTCTTGCGTCTGCCATGGGACAGGCAATCGAGAAGTCCAGCAAGGTTCGTTTCTCTGAATTTTTCTGTCATCTGTTATCAATTTTCTCGGAACAATTTTGTTTTGATTCTCATTCTATTTTAATTGGTCACTAGCAGGGTATTCTATCAGATATTTTGAAATGTCTTGGTGACAATAAGAAACAAATGAGAGAGTGCACTCTGAGCACCTTAGACGCTTGGCTTGCTGCTGTTCATCTTGATAAAATGGTTGACACTAAAGAACTTCTCTCGTTTCCTTCTCGCctcatgatttttctaatatTTATAATGTGGAAATCTTTTTCTTTAGGTCCCTTATGTTTCAGCTGCTCTTACTGACACTAAGCTTGGTGCGGAAGGGCGCAAGGATCTCTTTGACTGGTTATCTAGACAACTTAGTGAATCGACTAATTTTCCTGATGCTATACATATGCTAAAACCTTCTGCGTCTTCTATGACAGTATTTATTTcttcatcaattttttttttgttttgaaagTTTTCATTGTTAGCATTTTTCTGTTTCAGTTTTACTTGACATCTTACTTGGTTAATCACCAGGATAAATCAGCAGATGTTCGTAAAGCTGCTGAAACATTGTTTGGTGAAATATTGAGAATTTGTGGACAAGAAATGGTAAGTGGATTGCAACTGCTTTACTGGAAGATCTTTGATTTCCCACAGAGATCATTGTTTGGTCCCATCTATTCTTCTCGCAGGTGACcaaaaatttgagagatattCAAGGGTCTGCTTTAGCTATTGTCATTGAGCGATTAAAGCCACACGGGGCTTTTCAAGGTATATTGTTTATCTTCTTGAGAAGGAAAAAGTTGTTTTGTATCTTGTAGTTGCTTTTTCAGTGCTTAGCTTCTTGCTGGAATGCAGAAAGTTTTGAGCCTGGCCGGGCAGCTTCTTCTGGCTTGACATCCAAAAACAGCTCGAAAGTCGGAAAAGCCAATGTTCATGGCGATCGTGCATCACGACATGGAAACAAGACCGCTCCTACGGTATATTTTCAATTTAAGTGGTATTTTTGAACTATTAACATGCTGTTTGAGCCCAATTTTGTCGGTGTAGAGAGCTCTTTCTACAAAAGGCTCAAGACAAGAGTTAATTATGTCCGTTCAAGATATCAACTTGCAGTCACAGGCTTTGCTTAATGTTAAAGATTCAAATAAGGTACAAGTGGTGAAAATTGATTCACAGGAGCTTTGGTGTTCTGTGTGCATGCTACATATATGAATTGTCTGATTCTCGTGCAGGATGATAGAGAGAGAATGGTTGTTCGTAGATTTAAGTTTGAAGAATTACGTTTAGAGCAAATTCAAGATCTCGaggtaatttttttctttatgtttgtttattgtTTGGTTTTGGTTCTTTATGCTGTAAACTTTctgaattttgaatttactTTTCGACCAATAATCATTGTGAACCAAAAATTCCAAACTAATTGCTAATAGCATGATTACTGAagtgaaataaaatatattgcTTTCAAAACCTAAGTTTTGATCCGCTATCTTTAAGTTTGCAACTCCTTGTAGTCTCAGTGGACGAGACATCCTGTGATCATGTCTCTCATGGAGGGATAGGATATCACTGCCTAATGAAATTTGTTACCAGTCAACATATTATATTTCTACTGAAGTGATCATTAACTTCTTCTTATGTTTCATTAGAGTGATCTCACGAGGTACTTCCGAGAGGATTTGCATAGGCGGTTGTTAAGCGCGGACTTTAAGAAGCAAGTTGATGGAATTGAGATGCTGCAGAAGGTATTTTTAGTGTCAGTTTGTGGTTTTGCTTACATTTCTACTTATTGGGCCACTTGACATTGTATTCTTTCTGCGTTGCAGGCACTTCCCTCCATAAGAATGGAGGTAATTGAAGTCTTGGATATACTCTTGAAGTGGTTTGTCATGAGGTTCTGTGAATCCAATACATCGTGCCTATTAAAGGTATAACCTAGTTACAGAAAAAGCTATCAGTAATGATTAGGGCATCAACATGACTGGCGGTCTGTGCATTAAGTTTTATTTATGTTGTTCTGGTAATATACCAGCTGGACTATGATCCATCTAAAAAAACagtttatttgtttttaaatgTACTAAATTATAATAAGAGGAAATCTGTccaaaaaattagaaattttaaTCAAAGAAGATGAGTCAAAACATAATTTCGTTTTTGAAAGAGTCAAATTTAATTACTATcaggattttaaatttttagctCTCCAGTTTTGCTGCACACCATTAATTTTTACGAATTCTCACTTCTCTCTCTCACATGCCACGATGCTGATGTGTGTAGGATTTGATTTACTTAGATCGATGAATTGTTGTTTTTAGTATTGATAAAAGTAAATCATATTTAACTTTTCTGTTAGGAATAAAGCTCATGCCTAATTTTAGAAGTTtgaatattttgaattattaatGAGTGATCAAATCCTTGTGTTGTTGAACATACTAATATATAGATCAAATGCTAGAATATCTTTAACTATTCTGATTTTTCATCCGCTTTTGGAAACTGACTGGATGTCACTCATGTTCTTTGAAAATGTTGATAAGGTTCTGGAATTTCTACCTGAACTTGTGGACATGTTGAAGAATGAGGGCTACACAATGACTGAAGCAGAGGCAGCcatttttcttccttgcttggtTGAGAAGGTAgcaattattttggttatctgTGGAAGATGCTTTCATTAGGCATTATCTTCAATACTTTATTTTCAGGGCTGTCAATACTTGTGATTGCTTCCAAAAAATTAAGTTGCCTTTTTATTTGAAatcttttgatttgtattgattttttttttattgtaattcTTGTTTATAATATCTAGTTTTTATGCATTTCATTTTCCTTCCAATCTTAACCACAATAGCTCGTGGGTTGCAGTCTGGGCATAACATTGAAAAAGTAAGAGAGAAAATGCGGGAATTGATGAAGCAAATGATCCACATGTATTCTGCGGCAAAAACGTTTCCTTATGTTTTGGAAGGTTTGCGTTCTAGAAACAATAGGACACGGATTGAATGTGCTGACCTTGTTGGATTCTTACTCGATAATTATGGAGCTGAGGTAATTTTTTAACAAGACGTGTGTTAGGTTTaaccttttttttttgagtGTTGATACATTACTAGTTTGACATTctacaagttctttatttatttcatgttcAGATAAGTGGGCAGTTAAAATCCTTGCAAATTGTCGCAAGTTTAACTGCTGAACGAGATGGTGATGCTAGGAAGGCTGCTTTAAATACTTTGGCCATCGGATATAAGATTCTCGGTGAGTTTTATCGCAAATAGAAAGACAAATTTCATTAGTAACAATGTCCTAAAGTGT
Encoded here:
- the LOC140836778 gene encoding protein MOR1 isoform X1; this translates as MSEDEKLLKEAKKLPWEDRLTHKNWKVRNDANIDLAAVCDSISDPKDPRLREFGPFFKKLLADSNAPVQEKALDALIAFLRAADADVGRYAKEVCDAIVAKCLTGRPKTVEKAQAAFMLWVELEAVDAFLDAMEKAIKNKVAKAVVPAIDVMFQALSEFGTKIVPPKKLLKMLPELFDHQDQNVRASSKGLTLELCRWIGKEPVKSILFEKMRDTMKKELEAELANVSGTAKPTRKIRSEQDKEPEVENASEVVGAGPAEGTVDDTPLEIDEYELVDPVEILTPLDKSGFWEGVKAAKWSERKEAVAELTKLASTKRIAPGDFTEVCRTLKKIITDVNIAVAVEAVQALGNLSRGLRTHFSSNSRFLLPILLEKLKEKKPTLVEALTLTLQAMHQSGCLNLTDIVEDVKTAVKNKVPHVRSLTLNWVTYCIETSNRAAILKAHKEYVPICMECLNDGTPEVRDAAFSALASIAKMVGMRPLEKSLEKLDDVRKKKLAEMIGGSTADPSNVPSSAANLSSGRSLSSTEASDVSFVRRSAASMLSGKKPIHTAPVIKKGTSSKSVSTKKGDGGGQSKVSKPAEPDDVEPAEMSLEEIESRLGSLIQSDTISQLKSAVWKERLEAIVSFKEQTEAIIDLNPSVEVLIRLLCVVPGWNEKNVQVQQQIVDIITHIASTASKFPKKCVVLCLLGMSERVADIKTRAQAMKCLTTFCEAVGPGFIFERLYKIMKEHKNPKVLSEGLLWLVSAVEDFGISCIKLKDLIDFCKDIGLQSSAAATRNATIKLIGVLHKFVGPDIKGFLSDVKPALLSALDAECEKNPFEGTSAVPKKTVKVTDAASSLASGGVDGLPREDISEKITPTLLKGLECSDWKIRFESIESVNKIVEEANRRIQPTGTGELFGALRSRLHDSNKNLIMTTLSTIGVLASAMGQAIEKSSKQGILSDILKCLGDNKKQMRECTLSTLDAWLAAVHLDKMVPYVSAALTDTKLGAEGRKDLFDWLSRQLSESTNFPDAIHMLKPSASSMTDKSADVRKAAETLFGEILRICGQEMVTKNLRDIQGSALAIVIERLKPHGAFQESFEPGRAASSGLTSKNSSKVGKANVHGDRASRHGNKTAPTRALSTKGSRQELIMSVQDINLQSQALLNVKDSNKDDRERMVVRRFKFEELRLEQIQDLESDLTRYFREDLHRRLLSADFKKQVDGIEMLQKALPSIRMEVIEVLDILLKWFVMRFCESNTSCLLKVLEFLPELVDMLKNEGYTMTEAEAAIFLPCLVEKSGHNIEKVREKMRELMKQMIHMYSAAKTFPYVLEGLRSRNNRTRIECADLVGFLLDNYGAEISGQLKSLQIVASLTAERDGDARKAALNTLAIGYKILGEDIWRYVGKLTEAQRSMLDDRFKWKAREMDKRKEGRPGEARAAIRRSVRDNGSDLAEQSGVVARSVAVPMLNRESYGHLEVQTDKLPILQAYSSMGPTDWNEALDIIAYGSPDQSVEGMKVVCHELAHATADPEGSGMGDVVKDADRLVSCLAKKIVKAFDFSLNGASSRSCKYVLNTLMQTFQTKTLAHAVKESTLDSLITELLLWLLDERVPQMDDGSQLLRALNILMFKILDNADRTSSFVVLINLLLPLDPSRWPSPAANESLVIRNQKFSDLVVKCLIKLTKVLQSTIYDIDLDRILQSIHIYLQELGMDEIRKRAGADDKPLRMVKTVMHELVKLRGTAIKGHLSLVPIDMLPQPIILAYIDLNLQTLAAARMLTPSGPVGQTHWTDSTANNSAPATHSADAQLKQELAAIFKKIGDKQTSSIGLYELYRITQLYPQVDIFAQLQNASNAFRTYIRDGLAQMERNAAAGRTPSSVPLSTPPPVTLNPSPRFGALSPVNTNSLSDSTNTNTRIEPTSFTLPPSYAEDHRPVNTVSPRGPTSDQSLIQHLDESRNDTLPSVTNGTLDAIRERMKSIQLAAAQVNPEPRNRPLVQVNGNISHPYGAEGHSANNPTQSGILPMDEKALSGLQARMERLKSGSFDFM